One Novosphingobium sp. G106 DNA segment encodes these proteins:
- a CDS encoding thiolase family protein: MSDVYIVGADMIAFGRYPDRTYYQLGAEASLKALDDSGLSIKDIGAVYASSCFNAQSMLGQKVLKEIGQTGVPCINVSNACASGATAVREAFIGIKSGIYDAVLVVGSEKNPRGMLGGAPHDGPPPEGLFGSESMPAVFAEAGMVHTAAYGTTIEQFAQVAVKNHHHATMNPKAAYRKETPLDEVLASEMIAWPLTKLMCSANVDGAAALVLVSEKKARELGMSRAVRIRASMLTSDPYEPRNPVMFDCNSVTRLAAAKAYEMAGLGPKDLDIVELHDCFATAEILHYENLGLCGEGEAGRLIDSGDTALGGRIPVNVSGGLLSKGHPIGATGVANMVEIVEHLRGEAGARQVTGARIGLSHVLGFGAAAGVHILEKA; the protein is encoded by the coding sequence ATGAGCGACGTCTACATCGTCGGCGCGGACATGATCGCTTTCGGCCGCTATCCTGATCGGACCTACTACCAGCTCGGTGCCGAGGCTTCGCTGAAGGCACTCGACGACTCTGGGCTGTCGATCAAGGACATCGGCGCGGTCTATGCCTCGTCGTGCTTCAACGCGCAGTCGATGCTCGGCCAGAAGGTGCTCAAGGAGATCGGCCAGACCGGCGTGCCCTGCATCAATGTCTCGAACGCCTGCGCCTCGGGCGCGACCGCCGTGCGCGAGGCGTTCATCGGTATCAAGAGCGGTATCTATGACGCCGTGCTCGTGGTCGGTTCGGAGAAGAACCCGCGCGGCATGCTCGGTGGCGCGCCGCACGACGGACCGCCACCCGAGGGCCTGTTCGGCTCGGAATCGATGCCTGCAGTCTTCGCGGAGGCCGGCATGGTCCACACGGCCGCCTACGGCACGACGATCGAGCAGTTCGCCCAGGTCGCGGTCAAGAACCACCACCACGCGACGATGAATCCCAAGGCGGCCTACCGGAAGGAGACGCCGCTCGACGAAGTGCTCGCCAGCGAGATGATCGCCTGGCCGCTGACCAAGCTGATGTGCTCGGCCAATGTCGACGGCGCCGCTGCGCTCGTCCTCGTATCGGAGAAGAAGGCTCGCGAGCTCGGCATGAGCCGCGCGGTGCGCATCCGCGCCTCGATGCTGACATCCGATCCCTACGAGCCGCGCAATCCGGTGATGTTCGACTGTAACTCGGTGACACGGCTTGCCGCGGCCAAGGCTTACGAGATGGCGGGCCTCGGCCCCAAGGACCTCGATATCGTCGAACTCCACGATTGCTTCGCGACGGCCGAAATCCTCCACTACGAAAATCTCGGCCTCTGCGGCGAAGGCGAGGCCGGCCGACTGATCGACAGCGGCGACACCGCGCTCGGCGGGCGCATCCCAGTCAACGTCTCGGGTGGATTGCTATCGAAAGGCCATCCGATCGGCGCGACCGGCGTCGCCAACATGGTCGAGATCGTCGAACACCTGCGCGGCGAGGCAGGCGCACGGCAGGTGACCGGCGCGCGGATCGGCCTGTCGCACGTGCTTGGCTTCGGCGCCGCCGCGGGTGTCCATATCCTCGAGAAGGCATGA
- a CDS encoding Zn-ribbon domain-containing OB-fold protein has protein sequence MATDSLTLPKPATGVIRIGTDGRASIEGFRCRDCGGVFAEQTMSCRRCASRNAPEAFRAAESGKLYSWSVVHRSYPGIAVPFVSAIVDLDDGLTLKGTLRGVDAAAVRQGMPVSLVFDDAGGARDKEGAPYVGFHFTPKGDA, from the coding sequence TTGGCGACAGACAGCTTGACCTTGCCGAAGCCGGCGACCGGAGTGATCCGCATCGGCACGGACGGACGCGCTTCGATCGAGGGGTTTCGCTGCCGCGATTGCGGTGGCGTTTTCGCCGAGCAGACGATGTCCTGCCGCCGCTGCGCAAGCCGCAACGCGCCCGAGGCGTTCCGTGCGGCCGAGAGCGGCAAGCTCTACAGTTGGTCGGTGGTTCACCGCTCCTATCCCGGCATCGCGGTGCCCTTCGTTTCGGCAATCGTCGATCTCGATGACGGGTTGACGCTCAAAGGCACGCTGCGCGGCGTCGATGCGGCGGCGGTGCGGCAGGGAATGCCGGTCAGCCTTGTGTTCGACGACGCCGGCGGCGCGCGCGACAAGGAAGGCGCGCCATACGTCGGGTTCCATTTTACTCCCAAGGGAGATGCATGA
- a CDS encoding NAD(P)/FAD-dependent oxidoreductase: protein MTSNPDSHAFQELIASPPEVLEAHLAALDPVPLLLVYTHLSGDESLLEKFRPHIHGAWSFEVDIPADLQAELRAKVTATFKDYAATNRALPPAPEADQLQRMCDVAVGQVVPPEYLPMVLEELNFGTGDAKSVQWRKPVPAEVMDRYHVLVIGAGYSGLAMAIKLKEAGIPFTVIEKNDDVGGTWYENSYPGVAVDTPNHFYSYSFRTSSDWDHYFAQGPEIIEYIRTVYRESGVADHMRFEQEVVRAVWDEAGQVWAVTIRRKEGSVYEMRVNALVSGTGLLNRPSIPPIPGIEDFKGAMFHSSRWDHNLDLTGKTVVQIGTGASGMQLGPKVAEVAGHLTIFQRSPHWARHNPLLYAEVSEGLKWGLEHVPFYTKWWRFQLLYATSDGMLPHLKKDPNWPEPETSLNAFNKAIREQLIAHMREQLKGDEELLAKVTPSFPPYGKRMLRDSNWFSALTRDNVELVTGPVQKITATGVVDKDGIEHPAEVIILATGFKAQAPLFPMEIVGTDGSLRGKWGDDDPRAHLGITVPHFPNLFILYGPGTNGGHGGSAVFNSECQVRYTMLALRELIEREASSLEVRREPFEAYQAEFDAEHEKLVWTHPGVNNWYKNKSGRVVTNNPWRLSRYRNMTAVFDTEEYEIKGGEAAA from the coding sequence ATGACCAGCAACCCCGATTCCCACGCTTTCCAGGAACTGATCGCGAGTCCGCCCGAAGTGCTCGAAGCGCACCTCGCCGCGCTCGATCCGGTGCCGCTGCTGCTGGTCTACACGCACCTGTCGGGCGATGAGTCGCTGCTCGAAAAGTTCCGTCCGCACATCCACGGCGCTTGGAGCTTCGAGGTCGACATTCCCGCAGACCTGCAGGCCGAACTGCGCGCCAAGGTCACCGCGACGTTCAAGGATTATGCCGCCACGAACCGCGCTCTGCCGCCCGCGCCAGAGGCCGACCAGCTTCAGCGCATGTGCGATGTGGCGGTCGGCCAGGTCGTGCCGCCCGAATACCTGCCGATGGTGCTGGAGGAACTGAACTTCGGCACCGGAGACGCCAAATCCGTGCAGTGGCGCAAGCCGGTGCCAGCGGAGGTCATGGACCGCTATCACGTACTCGTGATCGGCGCAGGCTATTCGGGCCTCGCCATGGCGATCAAGCTCAAGGAAGCGGGCATCCCCTTCACCGTCATCGAGAAGAACGACGACGTCGGCGGCACCTGGTACGAAAATTCCTATCCGGGTGTCGCGGTCGACACGCCCAACCACTTCTATTCGTACTCGTTCCGCACGTCCTCGGACTGGGATCACTATTTCGCGCAGGGTCCGGAGATCATCGAGTACATCCGGACCGTCTATCGCGAGTCCGGCGTGGCCGATCACATGCGGTTCGAGCAGGAAGTCGTCCGCGCGGTCTGGGACGAGGCCGGCCAAGTCTGGGCGGTCACGATCCGGCGCAAGGAAGGCAGTGTCTACGAGATGAGGGTCAATGCGCTTGTCAGCGGCACGGGCTTGCTCAACCGCCCCTCGATCCCGCCGATCCCCGGAATCGAGGACTTCAAGGGGGCCATGTTTCACTCGTCTCGCTGGGATCACAATCTCGATCTGACGGGCAAGACCGTGGTGCAGATCGGCACCGGTGCCAGCGGCATGCAGCTTGGTCCCAAGGTCGCGGAGGTCGCCGGCCATCTGACGATCTTCCAGCGCTCGCCCCACTGGGCGCGGCACAATCCTTTGCTCTATGCCGAGGTCAGCGAGGGGCTCAAATGGGGGCTCGAACACGTCCCGTTCTATACCAAGTGGTGGCGCTTCCAGCTGCTCTACGCGACCTCGGACGGGATGCTGCCGCATCTCAAGAAGGACCCGAACTGGCCCGAACCCGAGACCTCGCTCAACGCCTTCAACAAGGCGATCCGCGAGCAGTTGATCGCCCACATGCGCGAACAACTGAAAGGCGATGAGGAACTGCTCGCCAAGGTCACGCCAAGCTTCCCGCCTTATGGCAAGCGGATGCTGCGCGACAGCAACTGGTTCAGCGCACTGACCCGCGACAATGTCGAGCTGGTCACCGGCCCGGTCCAGAAGATCACCGCGACCGGCGTGGTCGACAAGGATGGCATCGAGCATCCGGCCGAGGTCATCATCCTCGCGACCGGCTTCAAGGCGCAGGCGCCGCTGTTTCCGATGGAGATCGTCGGCACCGACGGATCTCTGCGCGGCAAATGGGGCGACGACGACCCGCGCGCGCACTTGGGTATCACCGTCCCCCACTTCCCCAACCTGTTCATCCTATACGGCCCCGGCACCAACGGCGGACACGGAGGCAGCGCGGTGTTCAATTCCGAATGCCAGGTCCGCTACACGATGCTGGCCTTGCGCGAACTGATCGAACGCGAGGCGAGCAGCCTCGAAGTCCGCCGCGAACCGTTCGAGGCCTATCAGGCCGAGTTCGACGCCGAGCACGAAAAGCTCGTCTGGACGCATCCCGGCGTGAACAATTGGTACAAGAACAAGTCGGGCCGCGTGGTGACGAACAACCCCTGGCGTCTCTCGCGCTATCGCAACATGACCGCGGTGTTCGATACCGAGGAATACGAGATCAAGGGCGGAGAGGCTGCAGCATGA
- a CDS encoding acetate--CoA ligase family protein → MSLNPLLSPRSIAVVGASDNPKRIGGVPVSLLKRAGFERLYPVNPKNELVQGLKAYPDIESIPEVVDLVVVALSAEATLPYLERCHALGIPAALVFAAGYAETNEPEGIARQEALTAFAKRTGMKVAGPNAMGNVNFTDGVFTTFGPTFQPDDPAGEIALVTQSGNMCATLFRIARRAGVAFSQVINTGNEASVELADYLNHLADDPNTSAALCYIEELRDGPKFLAAAAKFRAAGKLLAVFKVGASEKGAEATRSHTAALAGDSAAYDAAFARAGVARASELSVLADLAYLHSLGSKIGGSNCAILSISGAAGAILSDALALGGADVPTLPADVQAALAAQIPGHSMVSNPIDMTGNIVNSNDFLSECIRLALTPDEIDVLLLYTPGSFLTNAIDQIEKAAAASAKAIVVIDTYAMADRARLAAAGVGYFDDFDRAARAIAAYGHWKKGSVETAAAPTALASWPALPADRSALSETEGKEALAAFGVPVVHDALVQSAEEARAAAEKIGYPLVAKLVSPDVAHKTEHGLIRLGLSDADAVVYAFDAMMAKGRSMPGVHIEGVTLEPMLQGGVEILAGVTRDPVFGWMLTVGLGGVWTELMQDACHSLLPVEAAQAETMLRSLKGFKLLDGYRGAPKADVAAAAKAIAALGEAVLAGGDRLREVEINPLLVLPEGQGAVAVDALVLLNEPARLEELA, encoded by the coding sequence ATGAGTCTGAACCCGCTCCTTTCGCCCCGCTCGATCGCGGTCGTCGGTGCATCGGACAACCCGAAGCGGATCGGTGGTGTGCCGGTAAGCCTGCTGAAGCGCGCCGGCTTCGAAAGGCTCTATCCGGTCAATCCGAAGAATGAGCTTGTCCAAGGCCTCAAGGCTTATCCCGACATCGAGAGCATACCAGAAGTGGTCGATCTCGTCGTCGTCGCGCTCTCGGCCGAGGCCACCCTGCCCTATCTCGAACGCTGCCACGCGCTTGGCATCCCCGCCGCGCTGGTCTTTGCTGCGGGCTATGCCGAGACCAACGAGCCCGAGGGCATTGCCCGTCAGGAAGCGCTGACCGCTTTCGCAAAGCGCACGGGCATGAAAGTCGCCGGGCCCAACGCCATGGGCAACGTCAACTTCACCGACGGCGTGTTCACCACGTTCGGGCCCACCTTCCAGCCCGACGATCCGGCGGGCGAGATCGCGCTCGTCACGCAGAGCGGCAACATGTGCGCGACCCTGTTCCGCATCGCGCGGCGGGCAGGGGTGGCCTTCAGCCAGGTGATCAACACCGGCAACGAAGCGAGCGTCGAGCTCGCCGATTATCTCAATCATCTCGCCGACGATCCGAACACCAGCGCGGCGCTCTGCTATATCGAAGAGCTGCGCGACGGACCGAAATTCCTTGCCGCCGCTGCAAAATTCAGAGCTGCGGGCAAGCTGCTGGCAGTCTTCAAGGTCGGCGCTTCCGAAAAGGGCGCCGAGGCGACGCGTTCGCACACGGCCGCGCTCGCGGGGGACAGCGCGGCCTACGACGCGGCCTTTGCACGCGCCGGCGTTGCACGCGCCAGCGAGCTCTCCGTCCTCGCCGACCTCGCCTATCTCCATTCGCTGGGAAGCAAGATCGGCGGCAGCAACTGTGCGATCCTGTCGATCTCCGGTGCGGCCGGGGCGATCCTGTCCGATGCACTTGCGCTCGGCGGGGCCGACGTTCCGACTTTGCCTGCCGATGTGCAGGCGGCGCTCGCCGCGCAGATACCCGGCCATTCGATGGTCTCGAACCCGATCGACATGACCGGCAACATTGTCAATTCGAACGACTTCCTCAGCGAGTGCATCCGCCTGGCGCTGACACCTGACGAGATCGACGTCCTGCTGCTCTACACGCCGGGTTCCTTCCTCACCAATGCGATCGACCAGATCGAGAAGGCTGCGGCGGCTAGCGCCAAGGCGATCGTCGTGATCGACACCTATGCCATGGCCGATCGCGCGCGACTGGCAGCGGCCGGAGTCGGCTATTTCGACGACTTCGACCGTGCCGCGCGTGCCATCGCAGCCTATGGCCATTGGAAGAAGGGCAGCGTCGAGACCGCTGCGGCTCCGACCGCCCTGGCGAGCTGGCCCGCCCTTCCGGCCGATCGCAGCGCCCTGTCCGAGACCGAAGGCAAGGAAGCGCTGGCGGCTTTCGGCGTGCCGGTGGTGCATGACGCACTGGTGCAGAGCGCGGAAGAAGCCCGCGCCGCCGCCGAGAAGATTGGCTATCCGCTCGTCGCCAAGCTGGTCAGCCCCGACGTGGCACACAAGACCGAGCACGGGCTGATCCGCCTCGGTCTCAGCGACGCAGACGCCGTGGTCTATGCCTTTGACGCGATGATGGCCAAGGGGCGCTCGATGCCCGGCGTCCATATCGAAGGCGTCACGCTCGAACCGATGCTCCAGGGCGGCGTCGAGATTCTTGCCGGCGTTACGCGCGATCCGGTGTTTGGATGGATGCTCACGGTCGGTCTTGGCGGGGTCTGGACCGAGCTGATGCAGGACGCCTGCCACAGCCTGCTGCCGGTCGAAGCCGCGCAGGCGGAAACGATGCTCCGCAGCCTCAAGGGCTTCAAGCTGCTCGACGGCTATCGCGGCGCGCCCAAGGCGGACGTTGCCGCCGCAGCCAAGGCTATCGCCGCACTCGGCGAGGCGGTACTTGCCGGCGGTGATCGCTTGCGCGAAGTGGAGATCAACCCGCTGCTCGTGCTGCCCGAAGGACAGGGCGCCGTAGCGGTCGATGCGCTGGTGCTCCTGAACGAACCGGCGCGCCTGGAGGAACTGGCATGA
- a CDS encoding enoyl-CoA hydratase, producing MKDDLVAPQKVDIVYETEEPVLYEVTDGVAWITMDRPQFNNAQNGQMTYALDDAFRRATNDDAVRCIVLAGNGKHFSAGHDIGTPGRDLHHEFDKREILPGHTNKPAAELLYTREQEQYLGMCRRWRDIPKPTIAMVQGACIAGGLMLAWVCDLIVASEDAFFQDPVNPLMGIPGVEYFAHAYELPPRVAKEFLLLGERMKAQRAYDFGMVNKVVPREELRAATEAWATKLAGQGRLGNWLTKQAVNHVEELRGKRAAMDAVFHMHHFAHAQNDLVTGSSIGGVSGKSAAAANKKNAGE from the coding sequence ATGAAAGACGACCTGGTGGCCCCGCAGAAGGTCGACATCGTCTACGAGACCGAAGAGCCGGTGCTCTACGAAGTAACGGACGGCGTCGCCTGGATCACGATGGACCGGCCGCAGTTCAACAATGCCCAGAACGGGCAGATGACCTATGCGCTCGACGATGCGTTCCGCCGCGCAACCAACGACGACGCAGTGCGCTGCATCGTCCTCGCCGGCAACGGCAAGCACTTCTCGGCCGGGCACGATATTGGCACCCCGGGGCGCGACCTGCACCACGAGTTCGACAAGCGCGAGATCCTGCCCGGCCACACCAACAAGCCCGCGGCCGAACTGCTCTATACGCGCGAGCAGGAACAGTACCTCGGCATGTGCCGCCGCTGGCGCGACATTCCCAAGCCGACCATCGCGATGGTCCAGGGCGCCTGCATCGCGGGCGGCCTGATGCTGGCCTGGGTCTGCGACCTGATCGTCGCCAGCGAGGACGCCTTCTTCCAGGATCCAGTGAACCCGCTGATGGGCATTCCCGGTGTCGAATACTTCGCCCACGCCTATGAGCTGCCGCCACGCGTGGCCAAGGAATTTCTTCTGCTCGGCGAACGCATGAAGGCACAGCGCGCCTACGACTTCGGCATGGTCAACAAGGTCGTCCCGCGCGAGGAACTGCGCGCCGCGACCGAGGCCTGGGCGACCAAGCTCGCCGGCCAGGGCCGCCTCGGCAACTGGCTGACCAAGCAGGCGGTCAACCACGTCGAGGAACTGCGCGGCAAGCGCGCAGCGATGGACGCGGTGTTTCACATGCACCATTTCGCCCATGCGCAGAACGATCTCGTCACCGGCAGCTCGATCGGCGGGGTCAGCGGCAAGTCGGCTGCCGCGGCGAACAAGAAGAACGCTGGCGAGTGA